Proteins encoded by one window of uncultured Methanobrevibacter sp.:
- a CDS encoding heparan-alpha-glucosaminide N-acetyltransferase domain-containing protein encodes MSIKDLFSDEKVNTGRQMELDIAKGLSIIFMVFINFLILVGDFNHSTSFIYNILFADVLGGPCPAPIFMFCMGVGIVYSRHSQWDTMIKRGCILYLTGILVNLFEYVLPYFTSGSLLGRWDLYHIHGGLIFFFCGVLIFAGLSFVLIGILKKFELSNKWLIIIALAMSLIGSLLRCVDFGTPVLNIFIGYFIGTTTEYTAFPLFNWFIFPISGLIWGQYFIRVKNKAQFFKYWPIFIILVIIYFGLSPTLWGKELFSGRGVLYYYMTTLDAILCIIYIHGVMGLCYYLAKYLPDRINKVFSTLSSNINRIYIGQSFFIPLTIIGLAYIFKDILFTDLTCAIFSILILIVSTACAILYKKLRTG; translated from the coding sequence ATGAGTATTAAGGATTTGTTTTCAGATGAAAAGGTGAACACAGGTAGGCAAATGGAACTTGATATAGCAAAAGGCCTTTCAATTATTTTTATGGTTTTTATTAATTTCCTGATATTGGTTGGGGATTTTAATCATTCAACTAGTTTTATATATAATATTCTTTTTGCAGATGTTTTAGGAGGACCTTGTCCGGCTCCAATTTTCATGTTTTGTATGGGAGTAGGTATTGTCTATTCAAGGCATAGCCAATGGGACACCATGATTAAAAGAGGATGCATTTTATATCTTACAGGCATTTTAGTGAATTTATTTGAATATGTTTTACCTTACTTTACAAGCGGTTCACTATTGGGCAGGTGGGATCTTTACCATATCCATGGCGGATTAATATTCTTTTTTTGTGGGGTTTTAATATTTGCAGGTTTGTCTTTCGTTTTAATAGGCATTCTTAAGAAATTTGAACTTTCAAACAAATGGCTGATTATCATAGCATTGGCAATGTCTTTAATTGGTAGCCTCTTGAGATGTGTTGATTTCGGCACACCAGTTTTAAATATATTCATTGGTTATTTCATTGGAACCACTACAGAATATACAGCATTTCCATTATTTAACTGGTTTATTTTTCCAATTTCAGGATTAATATGGGGACAATATTTCATCAGAGTTAAAAACAAAGCACAATTCTTTAAATACTGGCCAATTTTTATTATATTGGTTATAATATATTTCGGACTATCTCCAACATTATGGGGAAAAGAATTATTTTCCGGCAGAGGAGTACTGTATTATTACATGACAACATTGGACGCAATATTGTGTATAATCTATATTCATGGAGTTATGGGGCTTTGCTATTATTTGGCTAAATATTTGCCGGATAGAATCAATAAGGTATTTTCAACATTAAGCAGCAACATCAATAGAATTTATATTGGACAATCATTTTTCATACCTTTAACAATAATAGGTTTAGCTTATATCTTTAAAGATATTCTATTTACCGATTTGACATGTGCCATATTTTCAATATTAATTTTAATCGTATCTACAGCCTGTGCTATATTGTATAAGAAATTAAGAACTGGTTGA